A DNA window from Thermococcus sp. 4557 contains the following coding sequences:
- a CDS encoding TrkA family potassium uptake protein: MIPVPLVRRLLRMKVKVSRNRLLQIAALVLLLAVIFAFLFMYFENVGFYTAFYWAIITMATIGYGDITPQTEAGRAVAMVAAVAGISTFTALVSILAEYFISSSLRRMMGMHSVRYSGHYVIIGRGSSIPSCVGELMSAISSGEIEMRPIVVVFPDESERKKVELPEEVEVLIGDPTNPETLERAHVREASYVILALEDDSKSVFTTLMVKRMSKAKVFVEALRGESLELLKGAGADRVILSRSLAGRLLASSVFEPEVVDVIDDLTTASGGYDISVLERGDLWGVPYVEAMKRLHEEGYFLLGYYKEKPVLNPALEEKIPEGSKLIVIKPGSSSGKR, translated from the coding sequence ATGATCCCGGTACCGCTCGTGCGAAGGCTTCTCAGGATGAAGGTCAAGGTCAGCAGGAACAGGCTGCTCCAAATAGCGGCGCTTGTACTCCTGCTGGCGGTTATTTTTGCTTTCCTGTTCATGTACTTTGAGAACGTGGGCTTCTACACGGCTTTTTACTGGGCGATCATAACGATGGCCACAATCGGCTATGGGGATATAACGCCCCAGACCGAGGCTGGCCGCGCCGTGGCCATGGTCGCTGCCGTTGCCGGAATCTCGACTTTTACTGCCCTTGTTTCCATTCTGGCTGAATACTTCATTTCATCGTCTCTGAGGAGGATGATGGGCATGCACAGCGTTAGGTATTCTGGACACTACGTGATAATCGGCCGCGGGAGCAGCATACCCAGCTGCGTGGGTGAGCTCATGTCCGCGATTTCCAGTGGAGAGATAGAGATGAGGCCTATAGTGGTGGTCTTTCCCGACGAGAGCGAGCGGAAGAAGGTTGAGCTTCCAGAGGAAGTGGAGGTCCTCATCGGCGACCCCACGAATCCAGAGACCCTTGAGCGCGCCCACGTGAGGGAGGCATCCTACGTCATCCTCGCCCTTGAGGACGACTCGAAGTCCGTCTTCACGACCCTCATGGTGAAGCGCATGTCCAAAGCGAAGGTCTTCGTCGAGGCCCTCCGCGGGGAGAGCCTGGAGCTGCTCAAGGGGGCCGGGGCCGACAGGGTGATACTCAGCAGGAGCCTTGCCGGAAGACTTCTCGCAAGCTCCGTTTTCGAGCCAGAGGTTGTGGACGTCATAGACGACCTTACCACGGCCTCCGGAGGCTACGATATCTCCGTTCTGGAGCGGGGAGACCTGTGGGGCGTCCCCTACGTCGAGGCCATGAAGCGCCTCCACGAGGAGGGCTACTTCCTTCTCGGTTACTACAAGGAAAAGCCCGTTCTCAACCCTGCACTGGAAGAGAAGATTCCCGAAGGATCCAAACTGATCGTCATAAAGCCCGGCTCTTCCAGTGGAAAAAGGTGA
- a CDS encoding ORC1-type DNA replication protein produces MDDNYLDSIFEKYLHAKKIFKNKEVLRHSYTPKELPHRREQIEELAHILVPVLRGETPSNVFVYGKTGTGKTVTIKFVTDELKRISDKYEIPVDVIYINCEIVDTQYRVLANIVNHFKNESGVEVPLVGWPTDEVYARLKEVIDARERFVIIVLDEIDKLIKKSGDDILYSLTRINTELGLAKVSIIGISNDLKFKEYLDARVLSSLSEEEVVFPPYDANQLRDILMQRAGDAFNEGVLDDGVVPLCAALAAREHGDARRALDLLRVAGEIAEREGASKVTERHVWKAQEKIEQDTMEEVIKTLPLHSKVLLYAIVLLDENGELPANTGDVYSVYMSLCDHIDLEPLTQRRVSDLINELDMLGIINAKVVSKGRYGRTKEIRLNVTPYKVKNIYRHDSQLQTMLTVSMSRQRRLL; encoded by the coding sequence ATGGACGACAATTACCTTGATTCAATCTTCGAGAAGTACCTTCACGCCAAGAAGATATTCAAGAATAAAGAGGTCCTCAGACACAGCTATACCCCCAAGGAGCTCCCCCACAGGCGCGAGCAGATTGAGGAGCTGGCTCATATTCTGGTTCCCGTCCTACGCGGCGAGACGCCCTCGAACGTTTTTGTGTACGGGAAGACGGGAACGGGTAAGACGGTTACCATAAAATTCGTTACCGACGAGCTGAAGAGGATATCCGATAAGTATGAGATTCCCGTGGACGTTATCTACATCAATTGCGAGATAGTGGACACCCAGTACCGCGTTCTGGCGAACATCGTGAACCACTTCAAGAACGAGAGCGGCGTTGAGGTCCCCCTCGTTGGTTGGCCCACCGATGAGGTTTACGCACGGCTTAAGGAGGTAATCGACGCCCGTGAGCGCTTCGTCATAATAGTTCTGGACGAGATTGACAAGCTAATCAAAAAGAGCGGCGATGATATACTCTACTCCCTCACGAGGATAAACACCGAGCTGGGCCTTGCGAAGGTGAGCATCATAGGCATCTCAAACGACCTCAAATTCAAGGAATACCTCGATGCGCGCGTCCTCTCAAGTCTGAGCGAGGAGGAGGTTGTTTTTCCGCCCTACGATGCCAACCAGCTCAGGGATATTCTGATGCAGCGTGCCGGCGACGCGTTCAACGAGGGTGTTCTCGACGACGGCGTCGTGCCCCTGTGTGCCGCCCTGGCCGCGAGGGAGCACGGCGACGCGAGGAGGGCCCTCGATCTGCTCCGCGTTGCTGGGGAGATAGCCGAGCGCGAGGGGGCGAGCAAGGTAACCGAGCGCCATGTCTGGAAGGCCCAGGAGAAGATAGAGCAGGACACCATGGAGGAGGTCATAAAGACCCTTCCGCTCCACTCGAAGGTTCTGCTCTACGCGATAGTCCTCCTGGACGAGAACGGCGAACTGCCCGCGAACACGGGCGACGTTTACTCCGTCTACATGTCCCTCTGCGACCACATCGACCTCGAACCCCTCACCCAGAGGCGCGTGAGCGACCTGATAAACGAGCTCGACATGCTCGGCATCATCAACGCCAAGGTCGTCAGCAAGGGTCGCTACGGCAGGACGAAGGAGATAAGGCTCAACGTAACACCTTATAAGGTCAAGAACATATACAGACACGATTCCCAGCTCCAGACCATGCTGACGGTGAGCATGTCCCGCCAGAGGAGGCTGCTCTGA